From the genome of Paraburkholderia largidicola:
ACGGCGAGCACGACGCCCGATTCCGTCGACAATCTCGCCGGTCTGCTGAATCTGCTCGGACGCCCGACTGGGCCCGGACAGGTTGCGCTGACGTTCGTGCACTGACCGACCGCTTTCCGCCCGACGAAAACACAACGGCCGCCATGTTTGCGCATGGCGGCCGTTTGCGTTGGTGCGGTGCGTCTGCCGTTTAGCCGGCTGAGGTGGACGTTCTTGCAATCGGCGCGGCAGGTGCGGAAGCGGGCGCAGGCGCTGCGACATCGCCCGTCTCGCGATTCATCTGATCGACTTCCCAGCCGCCGCCGAGCGCCTTGACGAGCCCGACCGACGACACCATCCGCTGCCCTGCGATGCTCGCCAGCTTCTGCTCGGCGGTGAACGCGGTGGTCTGTGCCGTCAGCACGTTCAGATAATCGACGGTGCCGGATTTGTACTGGTTCGTGACGATATCGAGCGCCTGCTGCGCGGACTGGACGGCCTGCTGCTGCACCGTGACTTCCTGCTCGAGGATGCGCAGCGAAGCGAGGTTGTCCTCGACGTCCTGGAACGCCGTCAGCACCGTCTGCCGGTAGGTGGCGACGTCCTGGTCGTAGGCGGCGCGCGCGGCGTCCGTCTGCGCCTTGCGCAGGCCGGCGTCGAAGATGGTCTGGGCGAGCGAGGGCCCGAGTGTCCAGAAGCGCGACGGCATTTGCAGCAGCTGCGAAAACACCGAGCTTTCGAAGCCGCCGCTGGCCGACAGCGTCAGCGTCGGAAAGAACGCCGAAATCGCGACGCCGATCTGCTCGTTGGCCGCCGCGGCCTTGCGCTCGGCCGACGCGATATCCGGCCGACGTTCGAGCAGCGACGACGGCAGTTGCGCGGGCGTGGCGGGCGGCACGGAATCGAGCGGTGCGGGCGGCAGCGAGAACGCGGAGGCGGGTTCACCGATCAGCACGGCGATCGCGTGCTCGTTTTGCGCGCGCGCGACGCCGTTGTCGATGGCGGCAGCCTGCGCCGATTGCAGCTGGGTTTGCGCCTGGATCACGTCCGAGCGGGCGGCGACGCCCTGCGCGTAGCGGTTCTGCGTGAGCGTGAGCGAGCGCTGATAAGCGGCGACGGTATCGTCGAGCAGCTTTTGCTGCGCGTCGAGCGAACGGATGTTGAAGTAGGTTTGTGCGAGCGTCGCCTGCGCGGACAGACGCGCGTTCGCCAGATCGGCCGCGGCGGCCTGCTGGCCTGCCTGCTGGCTCGCGACGGTGCGGCTCACCTTGCCCCAGAGATCGGGTTCCCAGGTGGCGTCGAGCGACAGGCTGTAGCTGTTGCTGATAGTCCCCGAACTGCTCACCGAAGATGTCGTGCCACCGCCTCCCCCCGTCACCGAGCCACTGAAGCTGCGGCTCGGCGTACGCGAGCGCGATGCGCTCGCCCCGGCGCTGATCACGGGGAAGTACGCCGCGCGCGCTTCGCCCACCAGCGCGCGGGCCTGCCGGTAGGCGGCGGCGAACTGTGCGACGGTCTGGTTCGACGTGTTGAGCTTGTCTTCGAGTCCGCTCAACTGCGGATCGTTATAGATCGCCCACCAGGCGCCACGGTCTTGCTGATCGGCGGGCTGCGCGACTTTCCAGCCGTCGGCGGCTTCCTTGTACGAGGCCGGAATGTCGACGGACGGTCGCTTGTAATCGGGACCGACCGCGCAGCCGGCAAGCGCGAACGCCAGTGCGGCGCAAGCGGCGATGTTCAGGACGCGTTGCCCCGCGACGTTCGCGACCGAGGCGCGTTCGCGCGAAGTTCGATCAAACTGCATGCAAATGAATTCCTGTCGATTCGGAAGGCGTCATGCGCCAGGGCGAAATGCGGAGCGGCTGCTCGCGCGATGGACGGCGCGTGCTTACGATGGCTCGAATGGTAGCGCACGCATTGCCTGGCAATGAAATCGAAAGAGTAATGCCGCCCGCACCCCCTGTGTGTTACCGACGGTGAGGCGACGGTTACGCGCTGTTACGGCGGTATTTGCGCGAGTGCGTTCGGCGGGCGGGAAAAGCAAAGGCCGCCCTACGGCGGCCTTCATCCCTAAGCAATACGCGAGATGCTTAGACGCGCGGATCGGCGGTGGTCTGCCGCGCCTGCTTGCCCGCCGCGGCGCGGCACGGCGGCGCATCGGGGCGCGCCTGACAAACCGTCGCGGCGGGAGCGATCGACTGATGGTTGCCCGCCGAGCGGGCCTTGAGCGAAGAAGCGGGCAGCGCAGCCGGTCTGGCGGCGGCTGCTTTGGCGCTACGGGCGCGCCGAGTTTCGAACCACGCGAAGAGCAGCACCCCGATCGACCCGCCAGGCAGGACGAAAATCACCGCATACAGGGCCACTTTCCACCAACGGTTGGCGCCTTGAAATGTTTGCAGTGCAGAATCGGTCAATGAGCGGCCCAAGCCGCCTAGGGTGTTTTTCAGGTACAGCATCGCGGGAATCCTCTGTGCGCCGGTAAAAGAAGGCGCACGCAAGTGCGGTCAGAACATGGTCTCCGATGACGCGGGGCGCGTAACTCGTTGACTGTAATAATATTGACCATGCAATCAATTTTCAAGATACTGTGCATCGCAACATGGTCATTCGTTGTTTTTTGGCTCCGTGCGTGTGCGATTAGTACGGACGATTGACTTCACTGCCTGGGCAGATACAATCCGGGACATTCGCGTTTGTCGCGCCAGCGGGCAGCTTCCCCAAGAGCATTCATGACCGACGGTCCTTACCAGCCGGAATCGATTCATCTGGAATCGAGCCTGGGCTATTACCTGACAAAAGCCCGGAACGTGCTCGTGGAGCGCACGGATCGCGCGGTCGCGCATCTCGGGCTGACGACGCAGCAGATCGGCGTGATCCTGCTGCTGTCATGCGGTCGCGCGACGACGCCGTTCGAGCTGTCGCGGGCCATGTCGTACGACAGCGGATCGATGACGCGAATGCTCGATCGCCTTGAAAAGAAAGGGCTGATCGCGCGGTCGCGCAGCGACAAGGACCGGCGCGTCGTGAAGCTGGGACTGACGCCGCAAGGTGGGCACGCCGCGTCGCAATTGCCCTCGATAGGCGCGGACGTGCTCAATGAACAGCTGCGCGGTTTTTCGGGTGCGGATCTCGCGACGCTGATCGATCTGCTGAGCCGCTTCATTGCGAACGGCATCGATGGCGGAAACGGCGCTGGGGGATGCGGGACGGCGGCAGCGTCCGGCGACGAAGTAAACGGGTCGTCCGTCACTACCGACGACCACTAGGCAGCCGCGCTTCAGCGCGGTTTTGTTTTATTCATTTATCTGTCTGGGCAGAGAGTGTCGGGACATGAAAGCCAGGCATAGAGCTAGGGACTTTTTCATGTCGCGGCAAGTTTTCTCATGCGATGAGGAGAACACGCCAAATGACCGCATCGGCATCGGCTTCCGCTTCCACCGGCACGACGGCTGACCTGCCGCTGGACGGCGGCGTAACGCCCACCCGGCCCGCCGCCCCTGCTCCGTTCACGGGCGGAAAGCTCGCGCTGCTAACCGTCGGACTCGCGCTTGGCACATTCATGGAAGTGCTCGATACGTCGATCGCGAACGTCGCCGTGCCGACCATTTCCGGCAGCCTCGGCGTCGCGACCAGCGAAGGCACGTGGGTGATCTCGTCGTATTCCGTGGCGTCCGCGATCGCAGTGCCGTTGACGGGCTGGCTCGCGCGGCGGGTCGGCGAAGTCCGACTGTTCACGCTGTCGGTGTTGCTCTTTACGATCGCGTCCGCGGCGTGCGGCTTCGCGCACAATTTCGAGTCGCTGATCGCGTTCCGTCTGCTTCAGGGGCTGGTATCCGGCCCGATGGTGCCGCTGTCGCAGACCATTCTGATGCGCTCCTACCCGCTCGAGAAACGCGGCCTCGCGCTCGGGCTGTGGGCCATGACGGTGATCGTCGCGCCGATCTTCGGTCCCGTGATGGGCGGCTGGATCACCGACAACTACACGTGGCCGTGGATCTTCTATATCAATCTGCCTATCGGCCTGTTCTCGGCGGCGTGCGCGTACTTTCTGCTGCGCGGACGCGAAACGCAGACGACGAAACAGCGCATCGACGCCATCGGTCTCGGACTGCTGGTGATCGGCGTGTCGTGCCTGCAGATGATGCTCGACCTCGGCAAGGACCGGGACTGGTTCAGCTCGACCTTTATCGTCGCGCTCGCGGTTATCGCGGTGACGTCGCTCGCGTTCATGATCGTGTGGGAGACGACGGAGAAGGAGCCCGTCGTCGACCTGTCGCTCTTCAAAGACCGCAACTTCGCATTAGGCGCGCTGATCATCTCGTTTGGCTTCATGGCGTTCTTCGGATCCGTGGTGATCTTTCCGCTCTGGCTGCAGACGGTGATGGGCTACACGGCTGGCAAGGCGGGACTCGCGACTGCGCCCGTCGGACTGCTCGCGCTCGTGCTGTCGCCGCTGATCGGACGCAACATGCACCGGCTCAATTTGCGGATCGTCGCGAGTTTCGCCTTCGTCGTGTTCGCGTTCGTGTCGCTGTGGAACTCGACGTTCACGCTCGATGCGCCGTTCAATCAGGTGATCCTGCCGCGACTCGTGCAGGGCATCGGCGTGGCCTGCTTCTTCGTGCCGATGACGACGATCACGCTGTCCAGCATTCCCGACGAGCGACTGGCAAGCGCATCCGGGTTATCGAATTTTCTGCGCACGCTGTCAGGCGCAATCGGCACGGCGATCAGCACGACGTATTGGGAAAACGACGCGATTTATCACCACGCGGTGCTGTCGGAATCGGTGAGCGCCTATTCGGCGAATACGACGTCTTATAGCGATCTGCTGACGTCGCTTGGCATCAAGGGACAGGCGGTGACAGCGCAACTGAACGAGATCGTCACGCAACAGGGCTACATGATGGCGACCAACGATTTCTTCCGCGTTTCGTGCGCGGGCTTCGTCGTGCTTGCGTGTCTCGTGTGGATTACGAAGCCCAAAAAGGGAGCGGCGGCGTCAATGGGACATTGACGCCGCCGCTCCCGATGCATCAAGGAGAGAGATTACTTGCCGTCGACCTGAATCTCGACGCGGCGGTTTTTAGCGCGGCCGATCGCCGTCGCGTTCGACGCCACGGGCGATGCGCTGCCGTAGCCTTCGACGTCCCACTTCGAAGCACGCAGGCCAGCCGTCGCCAGATAGCTCTGCACCGAGCGCGCGCGTGCTGCCGACAGACGGTTGTTCAGTTCGGCCGAACCCGTCGAATCGGTATAGCCGGCGATTGTCATGCGTTCGATATCGACACCCTGGTTGGCCGCGACGAAATCATCGAGCTTCGCCGTTGCAACGGGCGTCAGCTTCGCGCTATTGAGTGCGAAGTTAGCATCGCCCTGCAGCGACACCTTGCGCACGGGCACAGGTGCAGGAACGGGAGCAGGGACAGGCGCGGCCGGCGCCTGAACTGGCTGCTGAGCAACGGGCGTCACGCACTGGAAGTAAATCTCGCGCGGATCGTTTTCCGGCTTCAGGCCCGACGTGCTGCGGTCAAGCAGCGCGACTCGCACGGCAGTCTGGTCTCCACAAACGCGTTTGATTTCAGACATGCACGCCTCGGACGATTCCAGCAGACCCAGGCACTGCACACGATGCGCCTGAGCGCCATTGGCCAGCGTGACGATATCGGTATTGTGGGCGGGGCCCGACGACGCGGTGCAACCAGCGATACCCACCGCGCATGCGATCGCCGTCAACGTACGAAAGATCATAGGACTTCTCACCGGAAATAAAGGGTACGAGACGATAGGTCTGTCTACCTGCTCGTACCAATCGGAGAAGTCCGAAAAGTCTAAGGCCGCGATGCGCTATTGCGAGATGGGTTCACCTGTCGGAGACGTGGTCGATTGGCCTGTCGCTCCTGCTGGTTGGCCGGAGGTCGACGGGGTTGCTGCGCTTGGCGCGGCCGATTCTGTTGCGCGCACGAACTGCTTGAAGTCGGCGCCCGCTTCCCACGGGTTCGGCTTGCATCCGAGCGAACTGTCGCAATGCGCGGCAAAACCGATGGTCGACGTGCCGTCGTTGTTGGGCGTCTTCGTGATTTCAAACGAGAGGTCGCGCTTGCCGCCGTCCGGTCCGGCAGTCTGGATCAAGGTATCGGTGGCTGTCGCGACAGGATAACGGGAGTGCGTGGTCAACCAGGTACGCGCGCGTTGCCACCAGACGTCGCATTGTGTCTTGCTGGTGCAGGTCAGCGGCGCCGTGGCAATCTGCATCACATCGGGGTTGACCTGTCCTTGCGTCGAGCAGCCGGCGGCCAGCACGCAAAGCACGGCTATGAGACTCTTGTTCATCACTGGACCTCCTCCTTTTTTCAGTCGAGCGCAAGGCGCTGCGTTATACAGGATTGGACCGAAACGGTTCTCGCATGGTTCGTACCTCGAGCTTGGCACACGCGCCGGGACCGGCCTTGGCCTGTCAGCAATTTTTGGCCCCAGACAGGAAGCGCGTGCAATAAAAAAGGCAGCGCAAGGCTGCCCTTCTTATTGCCGAAACGACGCTCGCAAGCACTAAACGCTGAAGCGGTTCAACGTATAGGCGCGATACGCGGCAACGAACGCATCGAATGAACCGACTTCCTCGCGTTCCAGCTTGGCCTGTTCGGCGAGTGAATGTGTCGCGAGCGCGGTGAATTCCTGCGTTTGCGCTTCGTCGAGCGGGCGCGCGCGGAAATACTCGGCATGCGCGACGCTCTGTGCCAGACCGAAGTCGAGGAAGCTTTGTTGCTTGTCTCGCATGATCTGCAGCACGCGAGCCGACGGCGTCAACGACGCGTCGGCGAGCTTCGCACGTTGCGTCGCGACCGCGCGCGTGTGGCTGTCGTCGCCGCGAATCGAATCGAGCGCAGCGGCTGCGTGGTCGATTTTCGCGAGCAGTTCATTGGCCCAGTCGAGCATCTTGACGGGTTGTCCGTCGCGCACCAGTTCGAGCCCGGGCTTGCGCCCTTCCATCGTCACCCGGCCGAAATTCTGGTTCGCTTCCGTATAGGCCGGCGGCGGCAGCGGCGCGCTTTCGTCGAGGGCGCACACGAGCAGATAGGCGTCGAGAAAACGCGCGGCTTCGAGCGAAATACCCGTCGGCTCGAAGGGGTCGATATCCATGCAGCGCACTTCGACATACTGGACGCCGCGCGCCGCAAGCGCATGCAACGGACGCTCGCCCGGATACGTGACGCGCTTCGGGCGGATCGTCGAGTAGAACTCGTTTTCGATCTGCAGTACGTTGGTGTTGATCTGCACCCATTCGCCGTCGCGCTGCGTGCCGATCGCCTCATACTGCGGATACGGCTGGCTGACGGCTTTAGCGAGCGCGTCGAGGTAGCCGGGCAGCGTGTCGTAATCGGCGTGCAGGGCGGCTTGCGCCGTCGTGTTCGAATAGCCGAGATCGCTCATGCGCAGGCTCGTTGCGTACGGCCGATACAGCGTGTCGGCGTCGAACGTTTCGAGCGTGTGCGCACGGCCGCGCAGAAAGCGCCTGTCGAGCGCCGGCGACGCGCCGAACAGATACATCAGCAGCCAGCTCGTGCGGCGGAAATTGCGGATCAGCGCGAGATAGCGGTCCGACTGGAAATCGACGGCGTTGGCCGTGGAGTGCTGGTCGGCATGCAGCAGCCGCCACACTTCTTCGTTCAACGAATAGTTGTAGTGGATGCCCGCGATACATTGCATCGTGCGCCCGTAGCGCAGCGCGAGACCGACGCGGTACACATACTTCAACTTGCCGATGTTCGACGTGCCGTAGTCCGCGATCGGAATCTCGTCGTCTTCGGGCAGAAGGCCCGGCATCGAGTTGTTCCACAGCACCTCGTCGCCGATGGCCGAATAAACGAAGCGATGCAGCGTGTCGAGACTCTCGAGTGTGGTCGACGGGTCGTGCTCGGCGGGTGTGATCAGTTCGAGCAGTGCTTCCGAATAGTCCGTGGTCAGCGAAGGATGCGTGAGCGCCGAGCCGAGCGCGCGCGGATGCGGCGTCATCGCAAGATGGCCGTCGGCCATGACGCGCAGGCTTTCCTTTTCGATGCCGCGCAAACCGGCCGTCAGCGCGTCGCGCTGCGGGCCGGATGTCAGCACGGACAGGCGGTGCAGCAGCGCGTCGGTCGTGCGGGAGGGTGTCGTGTTTGGCATTGATGCGGGTCGAACAGGGTCGGCCGCCACGCGCCGCACGGTGCTGCTCGGCGCGGTCGACCATGTTCGGCGGAATTTTCAGTAGCGGGCACTTTAACATCTCGCCAGAACGGCTGCTTGGCGTTGCCTCAGGCCGCTCCCGCGCCGCTTGCAAGCGGGCTTTGGGCGCCTGCTGCGCGTCCTCCCACTCTACGCTGCGCGGGGTCGCGAAGTCGACCGGCGAGGTTCGCCGATATGTGCGGAAGGCCGCTAGCCGCCGCGTGCGGCGCCCGCCCGATCGGCGACTTCATTCCACAGGTGCATCGCCGCATAGGCTCGCCACGGCCGCCACGCGTCGGTGCGCGCGCGCTGCTGGTTGGGACGCACGAGCGCCGGATCACGCGCTGCGATGGCCTGCATCAGCACGAGGTCCCACGCAGGCCACGCGTCGGCGTCGCGCCAGGCGCGCATCGCGACGTATTCGACCGTCCATGGACCGATGCCGGGCAACGCGAGCAGCGACGCGCGCAACTGTGCAAGATCGAAGGACGCGCTGCCGAAGCTGTCGATCGGCAC
Proteins encoded in this window:
- a CDS encoding efflux transporter outer membrane subunit — encoded protein: MQFDRTSRERASVANVAGQRVLNIAACAALAFALAGCAVGPDYKRPSVDIPASYKEAADGWKVAQPADQQDRGAWWAIYNDPQLSGLEDKLNTSNQTVAQFAAAYRQARALVGEARAAYFPVISAGASASRSRTPSRSFSGSVTGGGGGTTSSVSSSGTISNSYSLSLDATWEPDLWGKVSRTVASQQAGQQAAAADLANARLSAQATLAQTYFNIRSLDAQQKLLDDTVAAYQRSLTLTQNRYAQGVAARSDVIQAQTQLQSAQAAAIDNGVARAQNEHAIAVLIGEPASAFSLPPAPLDSVPPATPAQLPSSLLERRPDIASAERKAAAANEQIGVAISAFFPTLTLSASGGFESSVFSQLLQMPSRFWTLGPSLAQTIFDAGLRKAQTDAARAAYDQDVATYRQTVLTAFQDVEDNLASLRILEQEVTVQQQAVQSAQQALDIVTNQYKSGTVDYLNVLTAQTTAFTAEQKLASIAGQRMVSSVGLVKALGGGWEVDQMNRETGDVAAPAPASAPAAPIARTSTSAG
- a CDS encoding MarR family winged helix-turn-helix transcriptional regulator, whose product is MTDGPYQPESIHLESSLGYYLTKARNVLVERTDRAVAHLGLTTQQIGVILLLSCGRATTPFELSRAMSYDSGSMTRMLDRLEKKGLIARSRSDKDRRVVKLGLTPQGGHAASQLPSIGADVLNEQLRGFSGADLATLIDLLSRFIANGIDGGNGAGGCGTAAASGDEVNGSSVTTDDH
- a CDS encoding DHA2 family efflux MFS transporter permease subunit, with the protein product MTASASASASTGTTADLPLDGGVTPTRPAAPAPFTGGKLALLTVGLALGTFMEVLDTSIANVAVPTISGSLGVATSEGTWVISSYSVASAIAVPLTGWLARRVGEVRLFTLSVLLFTIASAACGFAHNFESLIAFRLLQGLVSGPMVPLSQTILMRSYPLEKRGLALGLWAMTVIVAPIFGPVMGGWITDNYTWPWIFYINLPIGLFSAACAYFLLRGRETQTTKQRIDAIGLGLLVIGVSCLQMMLDLGKDRDWFSSTFIVALAVIAVTSLAFMIVWETTEKEPVVDLSLFKDRNFALGALIISFGFMAFFGSVVIFPLWLQTVMGYTAGKAGLATAPVGLLALVLSPLIGRNMHRLNLRIVASFAFVVFAFVSLWNSTFTLDAPFNQVILPRLVQGIGVACFFVPMTTITLSSIPDERLASASGLSNFLRTLSGAIGTAISTTYWENDAIYHHAVLSESVSAYSANTTSYSDLLTSLGIKGQAVTAQLNEIVTQQGYMMATNDFFRVSCAGFVVLACLVWITKPKKGAAASMGH
- a CDS encoding OmpA family protein, which produces MIFRTLTAIACAVGIAGCTASSGPAHNTDIVTLANGAQAHRVQCLGLLESSEACMSEIKRVCGDQTAVRVALLDRSTSGLKPENDPREIYFQCVTPVAQQPVQAPAAPVPAPVPAPVPVRKVSLQGDANFALNSAKLTPVATAKLDDFVAANQGVDIERMTIAGYTDSTGSAELNNRLSAARARSVQSYLATAGLRASKWDVEGYGSASPVASNATAIGRAKNRRVEIQVDGK
- the gshA gene encoding glutamate--cysteine ligase, giving the protein MPNTTPSRTTDALLHRLSVLTSGPQRDALTAGLRGIEKESLRVMADGHLAMTPHPRALGSALTHPSLTTDYSEALLELITPAEHDPSTTLESLDTLHRFVYSAIGDEVLWNNSMPGLLPEDDEIPIADYGTSNIGKLKYVYRVGLALRYGRTMQCIAGIHYNYSLNEEVWRLLHADQHSTANAVDFQSDRYLALIRNFRRTSWLLMYLFGASPALDRRFLRGRAHTLETFDADTLYRPYATSLRMSDLGYSNTTAQAALHADYDTLPGYLDALAKAVSQPYPQYEAIGTQRDGEWVQINTNVLQIENEFYSTIRPKRVTYPGERPLHALAARGVQYVEVRCMDIDPFEPTGISLEAARFLDAYLLVCALDESAPLPPPAYTEANQNFGRVTMEGRKPGLELVRDGQPVKMLDWANELLAKIDHAAAALDSIRGDDSHTRAVATQRAKLADASLTPSARVLQIMRDKQQSFLDFGLAQSVAHAEYFRARPLDEAQTQEFTALATHSLAEQAKLEREEVGSFDAFVAAYRAYTLNRFSV